The Triticum dicoccoides isolate Atlit2015 ecotype Zavitan chromosome 6A, WEW_v2.0, whole genome shotgun sequence genome has a window encoding:
- the LOC119317706 gene encoding probable glycosyltransferase 7, translating to MPASQDAPCMPSRRLRCARSTAPRDGRRHRAALVRITGTGTGMARSLLGDALLFSAGAAVGAVLLLTLASPFTPPDVLLARRSSSAGDRDASGRTFYDDPEVTYTVDRPITGWDEKRAQWLRAHPELAGGGGEGRVLMVSGSQPTPCRSPRGDHVLTRLLKNKADYCRLNGVQLLYNTALLRPSMDRYWAKIPLIRAAMVAHPEAEWVWWVDSDAVLTDMDFRLPLRRYRGHNFVVNGWPSLVYDEASPSWTGLNAGVFLVRNCQWSLDFMDAWAAMGPDSPDYRRWGAVLTSTFRDKVFNESDDQSALVYMLQHKGSPWRGKVFLENDYYFQGYWVEIVGRLGDIAARYEAMERRAPAAALLRRRHAASWDHAAHAAAREAALAGAGLAESGVRGWRRPFVTHFTGCQPCSGDRNRDYSGDSCGDGMRRALNFADDQVLRGYGFRHAGPLSDDVRPLPFDYPAAAGRR from the coding sequence ATGCCAGCCAGCCAGGACGCGCCATGCATGCCATCGCGGCGCCTGCGGTGCGCTAGAAGTACAGCGCCCCGAGACGGCAGACGGCACCGGGCTGCTCTGGTTCGCATCACTGGCACTGGCACCGGCATGGCGCGCTCCCTGCTCGGCGACGCGCTCCTCTTCTCCGCCGGCGCCGCGGTGGGCGCCGTGCTGCTGCTCACGCTGGCATCGCCGTTCACTCCGCCCGACGTCCTGCTGGCAAGACGGTCCTCGTCCGCTGGTGATCGTGATGCCAGTGGGCGCACGTTCTACGACGACCCGGAGGTGACGTACACCGTGGACCGTCCCATCACGGGGTGGGACGAGAAGCGCGCCCAGTGGCTCCGCGCGCACCCGGagctggccggcggcggcggcgaggggcgcgtCCTGATGGTGTCCGGCTCGCAGCCGACGCCGTGCCGCTCCCCCAGGGGCGACCACGTGCTGACGCGGCTCCTCAAGAACAAGGCGGACTACTGCCGCCTCAACGGCGTGCAGCTGCTGTACAACACGGCGCTGCTCCGCCCGTCCATGGACCGGTACTGGGCCAAGATCCCGCTGATCCGGGCCGCCATGGTGGCGCACCCGGAGGCGGAGTGGGTCTGGTGGGTGGACTCGGACGCCGTGCTCACCGACATGGACTTCCGCCTCCCGCTGCGCCGGTACCGGGGCCACAACTTCGTCGTCAACGGCTGGCCGAGCCTCGTGTACGACGAGGCGAGCCCGTCGTGGACGGGCCTCAACGCCGGCGTGTTCCTCGTGCGCAACTGCCAGTGGTCGCTCGACTTCATGGACGCCTGGGCCGCCATGGGGCCCGACTCGCCGGACTACCGCCGGTGGGGCGCCGTGCTCACGTCCACGTTCAGGGACAAGGTGTTCAACGAGTCGGACGACCAGTCGGCGCTGGTGTACATGCTGCAGCACAAGGGCAGCCCGTGGCGGGGCAAGGTGTTCCTGGAGAACGACTACTACTTCCAGGGCTACTGGGTGGAGATCGTGGGGCGGCTCGGCGACATCGCGGCGCGGTACGAGGCCATGGAGCGgcgggcgccggcggcggcgctgctgcgGAGGCGGCACGCGGCGAGCTGGGACCACGCGGCGCacgcggcggcgagggaggcggcgctggcgGGCGCGGGGCTCGCGGAGAGCGGCGTGCGCGGGTGGAGGCGGCCGTTCGTGACGCACTTCACGGGGTGCCAGCCCTGCAGCGGCGACCGGAACCGGGACTACTCCGGGGACAGCTGCGGCGACGGAATGCGGCGCGCGCTCAACTTCGCCGACGACCAGGTGCTGAGGGGCTACGGGTTCCGGCACGCCGGCCCGCTCAGCGACGACGTGCGGCCGCTGCCGTTCGATTACCCCGCGGCGGCCGGGAGGCGCTGA
- the LOC119317707 gene encoding uncharacterized protein LOC119317707 codes for MAPPARNLNPNPNTNNPDPPFDMGILFGSPPTAAPTFPAAVGPPPPFGPYSHPSATSPFHGGPYLHHTQDLHPPMPRPPISFPMHRPTISFPMHRPAISFPMYRSFSIPDLNANPSAALPGSYLHYTQDLRYLNSYRRDLNLNVNLRAALGRLQDRQSPMASSGNSIHTLNPNTNLNLSANPSAVSHGRYHQNAQDIRHSMPRPVISFAMPNRSDNPRTVAGAKPEQNKGAPNGRQNNSNDVIHLSDSDSDSDSDDFFEEEAPPTHSKSNGKASSDSLKTGGKASSFSNGEGSKGGKAFSAGKGGKGSASNAKPAMSDAELKLQLDMPPNSILLSNCEAAEMLQKIQGHMAILSEDPTIKIPESFDKAFQYAKEGNHFTSAKSVKEILEPLKDYGVNDGEICMIANIGPETIKEVYALIPSLKATRSINEGKIVEALAALANIKVSK; via the exons atggCGCCTCCTGCCAGAAACCTTAACCCTAATCCGAACACTAACAACCCCGATCCTCCCTTCGACATGGGTATTCTCTTCGGTTCGCCTCCTACCGCTGCGCCCACGTTCCCTGCCGCCGTcggcccgccgccgccgttcggcCCTTACTCCCACCCCTCGGCCACCTCTCCCTTTCACGGCGGCCCCTACCTCCACCACACGCAGGATCTTCATCCCCCTATGCCCCGCCCACCCATCTCCTTCCCCATGCACCGCCCAACGATCTCCTTCCCCATGCACCGCCCAGCCATCTCCTTCCCCATGTACCGCTCCTTCTCCATTCCAGATCTAAatgcaaaccctagcgccgccttgCCCGGCAGCTACCTTCACTACACGCAGGATCTCCGATACCTCAACTCCTACAGGCGAGACCTGAACCTGAATGTTAACCTCAGAGCCGCCTTGGGCCGCCTGCAGGATCGCCAATCTCCCATGGCCAGCTCAGGCAACTCCATCCACACACTTAACCCAAACACAAACCTGAACCTGAGCGCCAACCCCAGCGCCGTCTCGCACGGCCGCTACCATCAGAACGCGCAGGATATTCGACATTCCATGCCCCGCCCAGTAATATCCTTTGCCATGCCAAACCGGAGCGACAACCCCCGCACCGTTGCAGGTGCCAAACCTGAACAGAATAAAG GAGCACCGAACGGAAGGCAGAACAATTCTAATGATGTTATTCACCtttctgattctgattctgattctgattctgatg ATTTTTTCGAAGAAGAGGCTCCCCCCACACACTCCAAGTCAAATGGGAAAGCTTCATCTGATAGCCTAAAAACTGGTGGAAAGGCTTCATCCTTTTCTAATG GAGAAGGTAGCAAAGGAGGGAAGGCATTTAGTGCTGGGAAAGGCGGGAAGGGCTCCGCATCAAATGCAAAGCCTGCAATGTCTGATGCAGAACTAAAGCTTCAGCTCG ATATGCCTCCAAATTCTATATTGTTATCGAACTGTGAAGCAGCAGAAATGTTGCAGAAAATTCAAGGACATATGGCTATCTTATCAGAGGATCCGACTATAAAAATTCCCGA gtCGTTTGACAAGGCCTTTCAATATGCAAAAGAAGGAAATCACTTCACCTCTGCGAAGTCGGTGAAAGAAATTCTGGA ACCTCTTAAAGACTATGGTGTTAATGATGGCGAG ATATGCATGATAGCGAACATTGGGCCTGAGACCATCAAAGAGGTTTATGCACTGATACCGTCTCTCAAG GCTACTAGGTCCATCAATGAAGGCAAGATCGTGGAGGCTCTTGCTGCCCTCGCTAACATAAAAGTCTCCAAGTGA